GAAAGAAAATGATGGATTAAATTTCTAAACTAGACATTTTCACTCTGCCCGCAATGCTCTAAATACACTAGGGCCTTCTGACACAAATTTAAGTCTACCTTGCTTTTTACCCTTTTAGCTTCATCTGTTTTGTTCAGTCTCTTCTCACCTAGATTCAAagttctttaactttaccttatCCCAATTTTCATCAAACAATTAATTATAATGTCAATGTTATGTAACCTGTGCTACTTTCACTCCTATTACGACTCTTCACCATTGTCTTTAGTCAGTTGTCATTAGTAAGTGAAGGTAAGCACGTGTAGAAAAATACCTCTTAGATAAACAACTTGAATGTGCATGAAATACTGTATGCCCTTAATCTTATAAATCAAAAAGAAACTTGAAACTACTTCCATATATACTACTCTGCAACAAGAATTAAAATTCGAGAGATTTTTGGCCACTGAATCAGAACTGCCCATATGcaatattatttcaaatgcaGCATCGAAGCAAAATGCTTGTTTAGGCTTTTTAATGATATACTTACGAAATAGGTTCATTCTCCTTGTAAGTGAAACTTACCCTTCCTTTCCATCACAAACACATCTTCTGAATTAGAACATTCATCCTCTTCGGCTGCATTTTGGCGGCATCATTGTATCTCCTTCCACTATGCTGCAAAGCGTCTTCTTACGACATCTTGCGTCACAACCGCGAGCTAATGCAACGTCACTGTCTTGCATTTGATATCTGAAAAATTGTATGGCTTCATGAAAAGGTTAAATATGTAGTAACATATATTAACATagcaagaaaagaaagatgagTTAGGAATTATTCTGATGTAACAAGCCTACTAAGAATTATCATGGACTTTAAAAAACATTCTACCAACATTTAcaggaaagaattaaaaataagagCAATCAGTTAATTTCTAGAATACACAATCCTTAGTTTGAAGAATAACATAAATTACTGGCTCTATAATTAGACACACAGGACAGAGACAAGTCATTTTGCCTCTGATCCCAAAAGAGGGAGCACTATAACATTATGAGGATGATATATGAAAACGCAATGATTATTTCCAATACTATATGAATTGGTTGTAATGAATTTTCCATCGTAGAAGATCATACTTTGAGGCAATTGTATTGTTACCTGTAATATTTGGCAAAGAGACTTGGATTCTTTGCCATTCTTTGTACTAATTCATCCCAATTTTTGGGGTCAAGCGAAGGTAGCTGGAGATCACGTCGAGCAGTGTAAAGCTGGTACCAGTGCGGAGCGTCGAATTTATTTGCGTGGGTCAAGTTCATGACCCACGTCTCGTAGTCTAGGacattctgtaagaaaaaaaacaatagaaaaatttgTGCTGTATGTTACAGGCCTTTACCGTTAGGTGCTGAAATgagcagtacagtaaaccccccttgttcgcgggggatgtgtaccgcacctccctgcaaatagctaaaatctgcgaatacttaaaacccctctaaaaacacttagaactgcctattttgatagtttaaacacaagaaaaacctccTAAAACTGCTTAcacccaagtattttaatagttttatcacaaaaagtccatttagtcatgaaaatatgaaaatacagtaattagtgaatatttttcagtgaaaaataccgcgaatgggtgaattttccgcgaataatgggtagatacgttccacaaagaagtccgtgaatcatgagaacgcgaatacgggggttcactgtaatggGATACTCATTCATGTGCCACTCTTTGAAGTGTTTAAAAAAGAAGATaactttctactcttaatttgtaaataaacacaaacatattcCTCAACTCTCAGTCATTTGCAAACCTCAACTACTGTACTAGTTTACTGAAGTGTAGACTTACTCTTGTTGTCTCTGGGTGATCCCCATCTACATAGAATATCCTGTAAGATGGATTCAAATCTTGAAAGGGCCCGTTGTTTGGGGTTATGTACTGCACGCCAATAGGCTTTTTGGGGGCATGGACGTCGTAATGAACTCGGAACTCATCGACGTGAGAGTGTCCATAAAACTGTCCGCGGATTATGTGGCTGTACCTGAAATTTATCTACAATTAGAATGTTGACACAAACTCTGAAATGGAGCAGTACACAGAGAAATACCACAacagtgtgtgttttatgtgtaatATGCTCTTAAGGCTCTGTTTGTACAAGTTTTGCAATACTGTCCCCACGAATAAAACACATCTTAGGGACAGTCATGGTCACTCCACCAGGACTTCCAACAAATCTGAACTTCATGAAGACTCCACTCTCTAGATGCttaaaaaactgcattttttcttttattaaatcatgcaaaaatatttatgaaagaaaactgaCAAGATGTATGGTAATGGAGGAAAGCTTTAGTTGTAAGTACACATACCCATGTAGTGCACAGTTAATCACTTCAAATGCAGCAAGTTTTCCTATAATTTTTGTACAAGACCTATGATTTCTGTGCAAGAAATACGAGTTCCTCTGCACTAATTGGTTTCCTATGAAGCATAATTTCAAAGACAACTGTGTATACTCAGATTGAGTAACTCCCACAttcattgttaataaaaaaaaaaacctgtttataTGACATTTTAAAAGTCAGGACAGCCAGAGCTGTTGCTCACAACACACGGGTTAAAGATCTCCATTATTTGTCCATGAAACCTATCAACATTACAAAAGAACACTACTGTACTTTGTTTTTGAGGATATAAGTAGATTTTTAAaccaagaataattttttcatacaactGCATCATTTACATAAGCCCACTTTCATGGTCTTAATAAACCCCAGACAATCCATTTCTAACCCAAAAGATGATTATGATCTGCTGACAGAACAACCGCACAATGCATGCACCTACTGGATTTTGGGTTTTAGGCAAGTGAGACCCTCTTTTCTCATGAAGTCTAGGCTACAGCTATGAACTATTGTCAGAGTTGGGAGGTGGGGTCACTTGATGCAAGTGAcaggtttttataaaaaaaaaaaaatactacttttcTTCCACAACTAACCCAACATTCACATTAAACTGAATTGCAGTTTAGgtaggaaaaacaaaatgctCAAAGAAACCCTGTGTATGAGCTGACTGGAACTCGAAATCCATCTTGAAACTCAAGGGAATCCTCtgtgataaaataaagaatatcacCATATAAACAGTGAGGTTATGAGTTCCTCCACCCTGAAGATTACAAAGATTTGACAACTACACGAGACTTATCAAAAACAACTGACGTCATAATCTCCCTTAGGGAACAGAAAGGGATAATTCTGGCTGAGAGGACAAATATTAACCTGTGCAGTACTGCCAACTCTTACTGCATGCCTTCAATATGGCTTGTCTAGCCATAGCAATGAAGTAACTCTCAGTGGAATCTCTGACAACCTATCAGAAGGGATAGTTTGACCTAGCTCTggcagatttttaatttttaatcttgtGGGACAATTTATTAAATGTAGATATCCCTCCTACCAGCAAGAGATTTTGAATGTCCTAACAAAATTCTAGATAATCACTCTTCCTTGTTTAACATCAATGCTTGCATCTTATCAAAAGAGCTAATTCTTtgtgaaagcaaaaataatagtagtaaaacAAAATTGTTACAGAACAATTCTTTACCTGGACACTATTCTGGAAAACTGGTGAGCCCACTGGGCATAACAATCTGTGTAATATGGAGGTATGTGACCAATAATATGCACGACTTCCCCTCGGCCTTCTGCCTTCTGAAGCTCCGTAACTAACCATCGCAGTACCAGCCCAGGATCTATAGACTTGTAGAGCAGCCACCTGTCAATAAATTAGAAGACTGTCACGCTAGTTTCAAACTTATGCCGTCAGCTTCTCAATGTTTACGGAAGGAACAGGCAGCTCCATACCAAGAGAAACTGCAACTTTAAGCAActgatttattaaattatataaacatatgatcTTTCATAAGGCTTTAAAGTGCAGTTCACTGTTATAGCTACAAATTTAACAAGACTATTCAGTCACATTTCAAGAGTACCACAAGGCTTCTCTGAAGTATAGGCTCTTATAGGCTCCTACGTTGGAGGTGAAAACTGGAGGAAGGTAAAATTAAAACTTTGGAGCAAATGCTGGACATCTTAAAGGTATGGAGAGACCTAAGGTaacaaatgaaaagtataaaGGCAAAATGCTACGCAGCCTGTAAATGATAACCCCCCCCTCAGGAAAATGTTTAAACAAGTGATGAAATTCTGTATTAGTAAAAACACAAGATAAAAGATCATTTAGAAGACAAACTTTTAGGGTAAAAATATGTTCTTACCAGTTCAGTCTGTAGCAGTAATTGGTATTCAGCGAAATTATGCGAAGACCAGGTCTCACCACCACTGAGTAGTATCCACCAAATCTCACTGAGTTAGGCGCTGGTTCTCTCATCAATCTTCCCCACTGCTCAGTCACAGAATCATACAACCACTGAACTCCAAATTTTTGCCACACTTCAGGAACCTCGGGTGGGGGAAAACTGAACGACAAACAAGAAAGGTGGTTTACAAAACTGTAATTCAAAtatgaaattgataaaataactgttCTGTTAGCTGAATGAAATGTGTAAGTGAAccaaacaaatacacaatttGTTTTCTGAGCTAATGAAAAACTACAgtaatttccaagaaaaaaactaataaactcAAATCTATAACAAACGCCCCTACCTGTCTCTCGGGTAACTTTCATGATTTCCAATCGAACTGTAGATTGGAATATTTGGGAAGTACTCCAGAAACATATCTGTCATGTCTTTCATGATGGCAATGTTGTCCTGCTCGGTGATTTTCCAAATGTGGTGCGGAACGAGATCTCCTGTACATAGCACGTAATCTATATCCTGTggtaaaatttaaaatctttcatGATAACAATTTAAAACATTGGTAATTACTGACACTAAAGTACTGTATTCTGGTAATTTTATGTTACTTCTGACCATTCAAATGTCTGAAGTAACTTCTAATTATCAAATACTTGAGTGTCATTATTACTAAAAATGGTACTGGTATATATTCTTATtgaacatacattatatatataaaagctacgCAGACACATGTATCAGTTGTCGAGTTCATATCCActattgtgtaaaaaaatatctGATTACACAATCCCTCAAGGTTGTACACAATCAAAAAATGATTCCCTATCAGAGGCTGGCTGATACAAGGAGGAAAAAACACAGGTACTATGACCGACATACAGAGCTGAATACAGAGAGATCAAGTTACTGGACATCAAGGTAAGATTTAGTAAAATCTACTGAGGATGAATTCTCATTCAGCATTTTTATCGACACCTAACAAGCTTGGGAAGTTGGGCATGTTGTATATAAAAGACATATGCTTCAAATTTCAAACAGTTTCATGATGAGTAGCTCAGAAACTGATGCACAGACTTTTACAAGCAGGGAGaacttggtaaaaaaaagaaaattgcaattaATACTTGACAAACTGAGTAGTAACTTGGACTAAAAAGACCCTGACTTAGCAAAGGAAAACCACTATTTTTTCTTACGTATATATTATGACATAATTGGTTTCAGaatgtaattactgtacagtaaccaATTACAAAACGTAAATAAACAGTTACAAATATGGAAAACTAATAATTCATGAGAGGgagaaaattttcttgaatacTGTCACCGGCTGCAAGTACGTAGGGGGAAACAATATTCTGgtatataattttcccatttgtCATTTCCTCCTCCCGGATACTGACTTTTCCCTTAATTGCTACCGATTGTTATAATCCTCTTGCTTTTTTATGGCAACATGTGAGAAAAAAGGCTTTGGGAAAAGccactgcaattttttttctgcctgcaacTCCAACACCACTAGCAGCTTGAATTCTGCTcagaatttatttcattacagtgaatttcataaaaataaactgctGTAAACAGATTTCATGAACAGCAGGAACTCTTCATATCACCAACCAATGCCCCTTACTAAATTCGATCTGAGTCCCTGCCATAGAGTCAAAATAGtcaatttattttaacttgacTTACAGGATGATTGGTGACAATGTGGTGAAGCATATGTTGAAGAAGCCAGCGCGGCGAGTCGCAATTACGGTAGTCTCCCCATTTACCTGCTGCATTGGCAGGACGTTTTGGGACACCTGAGAAAAATTAGTCGTTGTAgggtttatttgaaaatatactttaagTCTCGATTCAATTTCACGTACAGTGCTGATAGTTTTTAAAAGCAGTATCTAAATTCAAACATGAAAATTCAAACTATGATAAGTTTTGATTTTGAGATAAATGATAACACTGACagttcaacatatatatatatataagttttgtatcTTTGAGATAAATTATAAGACTGAcacttcaacatatatatatgtatagagagagagagagagagagagtcaaatactGTATAACCAaatgagatagatagagagaaatttCCAGATTTCTGATTCAAATTTACAAACAGACCATCCAAAGTACAGCACtgtgtttttgtcatttcctAAAATCCTGCATGAAAATCCTTAAAATCAAGACACTGGTTTGTATGATccacagtgaaataaaaacaaaacccatTCTTACCACTATCAGCATTACAACACAAGGGCGCCTCGCAGACTGCATTTGACCCGACCTGGTATTCCGGATCAAAGTGGGGATCAGTCAGGTGCAAGACTTTGAGGACTCGTTTGCCATCGCTGACCACGCCAACTTTCTCGTTGACATTGACAGATGCTTCTGCAGGAATCGGCTGCTGGTTGAGGTTCTTGCCCTGAGGCTGCTGTTGACTGGCCTGCTGAAGAAGCAcacgctgctgctgttgctgttgctgctgctgggATGCCTGCTGGACAAGATGTCCTGACGCTAATCCGGCTCCAAGTTGTCTCTACAGGGAATTCAATTCAAATCAGATCTGATGAAACAAGAGCTCTTAATCTCTCAGTTATATACAGCAATAAAACACATTTCTACTGTCAACTATTATTTGCCCTGGCACTTATTCTTGCATATCTTGCTCCTGCTCAATAATTTAAGTTGaactaggttaaaaaaaaaaaaaaggcaagagcTCCTGTCTCTTAGTCCGGAACATCAATGAAGCAACCTTAAATTTTTCTAACGACCAACTGTCCCCAACTAATTGATTCCAAGCATCTCAGTAACATGGCAGAAGTAgagccaatattattattattattcagaagagaaaccCCCGTTCATATGGGACAAACCTTAAgtagccactgacttgaaattcaagcttccaaagaatacagtgttcatttgaaagaatctaagaagataacaggaaatacggagagaagagatcaggtatcagaaaagaaaaagagataaattaacaaacataaataaataaaatgaaagtatcagaaaagaaaaagagataaattaacaaacataaataaataaaatgaaagctcaACAGCcgtagtgtttttattttaggttcTAGAAGACTGTCCTCTCTATATACATACCGTCTGAAGCGCATCCAAGTTACGACCGGTGTTGGCCGCTGGTGACCCTGGCGCGCCATAGTAAGTCTTAGGGTCAGGGGGAGGGATGTTCACGCTCCAAGGTGCCCTTTGGAATACGCCACAACCCTGCCCGCCGAGCACAAGGGCACAGACCTCCTCAGCTTCTGTATTGGAGTTCTTCAAAATCCACTCAAGTCTGTCCTATGATAATTATAAaggtgtttaataaaaaaatatatatatatattagttagtgtaatgacatatttattattatgaggaTATATTTTTCAGCAACAATCAATGTATTTAAGGAAAAACAACTATCTGGAGAAGTACACTGCATAACTACATACAGAATTACATTACTAAACACAAATGAAAGTAAGTTGTTGGTTATCAATTACAAAGTCAAGTGTATTgccaatttataattataaatatatttttctggcaCTGATCAATGAATTtaaggaaaaacaattatttaccaTTAGATAACTACAAGCAGAATGTAATACCAGTTTATgagaatatatttactgtatcaGCAAAGATAAATGAACTTTAGGAAAACCAAATAAAAGTGTAACTGGAAATATAGTGGAAAGTTACATTAGATAACTTAGAGAAATATAGATGAAAGTAACCTGTTAGTTATCAATCACaaacacagaaaacaaaatcGTAAAACTACTGTAACTTACTTTATCTTGATTGATGATTCCTCGACACACAGGAATAGACTGATATCCAACGATGTAGCATATTTTGATTAGGAAGTTGGCCATGATGTCCATCGGGCCACCCAGACGCGAATACCCAATCACCATTTTGGAAAGAATTTTGCAGGAACCGCAGTATGTGTCGGACGGACGGAAGATGCGATCTGTGCCGTCTGTTTCTGTGTCACTCTCGTATTCACTACCATTGAGTGCACTCAAGACCTGGAAACATGGaataatggaagataaaacttaggccaaaggacaaggaGACTGGGACCTAAGATTCAGGAAGAAAATAATTTGGAACAATTGGTATAGTAGAAGGTGAAAAGCTGTTGCAGATGGAAGAAGGACACTGCAGAACAGAGTGTAATAGTAAAGTGCACCATATAAAGCTGTTGCAATCCTACGGGCCTGGAAATTCAGTGGTTGCACTTAAACCTAACTGAAGGTCTCATGTGGTACATCAATGGGTAAATCTCAATGGAACTATAACTGTACCTTGTGCAATCACTTGAGgttttaaattcattcaaaagTATACAGTAACTTGGACTGTTCACAAAATCATGACTCAATGAAAATATGGCTCAAGTTATTCACTATGGTGACTTTCATGCTTCATTTCAAGCTACAAAAGGAAGAATATAAACACATGAATATCATATGATTACCTCCATGCACATTTGTCAAGTGCTGATTTGTGACTTATTGCCCAGATGAATATCATCTTAAATTAAAGGCTTACAGTCCCACTTCATGAGAAACATTTTGGGAATGTAGGCAAGGCAGACCTAACTGTTCATACCTGATGAAGGTGAAAGGGCATGTTGCTGAGAGATGGCTCGGGTAGCGAAATCCAGGAGTCTATTTCGTTGGAGAGGTGGACCACCTGGGCATCTGGGTTGGATGGCGAAGAGCGACCTCTGGCCACGTCCGCTCCGGCACCTATACCAAACCATTCTCCTGGAAGGACATTCTGGGTTAGGAACGTTACGACTTTTAAAGCTGTAATCTAAATTTTATACGACTGACAGATGTTTTTAAGACCATTTATGTGTTAGCTGGTTTTATCAGGTCATAAGACCCAGGGGATAaattattttaccaataattatgtttttatattttttgtacagtatatgtttactAGTTATGTTCATTTGAATAGTTCTGAATTGAACTGGACTGAATTGAAAAGGAAACACGAAATGTCATGAGTGAATAACAACGAGGGAAAGGTAAGTAAAGTTACAGATTATTAAAAGAACTCAACAGTTACTTGTTCATGTTTCTAAGGAATTCATCTAATCAAAGATAACTTGGAAATAGGACAAAAAGAATTCTATTTACAATTGCAGGCCGATTTCCCTTTAAAGGGAACCACCTTAGGTTTATTAGTCAGCTatctctgtccataagggttttcagctgaagatttaaagaaaagaaagagtcaTTGTCTAACAAAGAAACATTATATTAAGCATGAGATCTAAACATACAGCACTTGTAAAAGCTGCTGTTAAACGACCAGCTAAATAATTATACCCGCCTCGGGTCAATGACACCTGCAGTTGTTACATGACCTACTAGTTAGATACATCATAAAATACTGAAAGATCTGCTTGACATTCACCAATTAACCCTTTTGTCTTTTAATAAATACAAGATTAAGACTACGAGTATGCCTAAATTCAATAAGagttaacacaaacacacacacacacacacacggactttCCAACgatagataataatataaaaaaagtagaattgGCAAGCGAGGAAAAACAAGTCCTTTATTTGAGGAGATGAAAAACTGGCAGGCCTTGAAAATTGACCCAGCCCCCTGTCCTGCACTTTCTCCAAGTTGCCaagtaacttttcttttcattattgatatcattttccttcttccttatcTAGACATGTTATCACTGTATGTGGGCATTGTATTTCGAGGGTTGGGTTCCCTTAATGGAAGTAATGATTCTGACTACAATGGGTTGGGTTCCCTTCATGGAAGTAATGATTCTGACTACAATGGGTTGGGTTCCCTTAATGGAAGTAATGATTCTGACTACAATATTTTTAACGCCAATCTCTTGCTCTGCTACATCAGGAGAATACCTGGCTTTGCCTACCAGGGAAATAAGTGTCCATGGATTCCTCTGTATAACTTTA
This genomic interval from Macrobrachium rosenbergii isolate ZJJX-2024 chromosome 56, ASM4041242v1, whole genome shotgun sequence contains the following:
- the LOC136836687 gene encoding sphingomyelin phosphodiesterase-like isoform X2, with translation MLSGLLLHLTTFLTSLGLGEWFGIGAGADVARGRSSPSNPDAQVVHLSNEIDSWISLPEPSLSNMPFHLHQVLSALNGSEYESDTETDGTDRIFRPSDTYCGSCKILSKMVIGYSRLGGPMDIMANFLIKICYIVGYQSIPVCRGIINQDKDRLEWILKNSNTEAEEVCALVLGGQGCGVFQRAPWSVNIPPPDPKTYYGAPGSPAANTGRNLDALQTRQLGAGLASGHLVQQASQQQQQQQQQRVLLQQASQQQPQGKNLNQQPIPAEASVNVNEKVGVVSDGKRVLKVLHLTDPHFDPEYQVGSNAVCEAPLCCNADSGVPKRPANAAGKWGDYRNCDSPRWLLQHMLHHIVTNHPDIDYVLCTGDLVPHHIWKITEQDNIAIMKDMTDMFLEYFPNIPIYSSIGNHESYPRDSFPPPEVPEVWQKFGVQWLYDSVTEQWGRLMREPAPNSVRFGGYYSVVVRPGLRIISLNTNYCYRLNWWLLYKSIDPGLVLRWLVTELQKAEGRGEVVHIIGHIPPYYTDCYAQWAHQFSRIVSRYSHIIRGQFYGHSHVDEFRVHYDVHAPKKPIGVQYITPNNGPFQDLNPSYRIFYVDGDHPETTRNVLDYETWVMNLTHANKFDAPHWYQLYTARRDLQLPSLDPKNWDELVQRMAKNPSLFAKYYRYQMQDSDVALARGCDARCRKKTLCSIVEGDTMMPPKCSRRG
- the LOC136836687 gene encoding sphingomyelin phosphodiesterase-like isoform X1: MVLYYIISGVRMLSGLLLHLTTFLTSLGLGEWFGIGAGADVARGRSSPSNPDAQVVHLSNEIDSWISLPEPSLSNMPFHLHQVLSALNGSEYESDTETDGTDRIFRPSDTYCGSCKILSKMVIGYSRLGGPMDIMANFLIKICYIVGYQSIPVCRGIINQDKDRLEWILKNSNTEAEEVCALVLGGQGCGVFQRAPWSVNIPPPDPKTYYGAPGSPAANTGRNLDALQTRQLGAGLASGHLVQQASQQQQQQQQQRVLLQQASQQQPQGKNLNQQPIPAEASVNVNEKVGVVSDGKRVLKVLHLTDPHFDPEYQVGSNAVCEAPLCCNADSGVPKRPANAAGKWGDYRNCDSPRWLLQHMLHHIVTNHPDIDYVLCTGDLVPHHIWKITEQDNIAIMKDMTDMFLEYFPNIPIYSSIGNHESYPRDSFPPPEVPEVWQKFGVQWLYDSVTEQWGRLMREPAPNSVRFGGYYSVVVRPGLRIISLNTNYCYRLNWWLLYKSIDPGLVLRWLVTELQKAEGRGEVVHIIGHIPPYYTDCYAQWAHQFSRIVSRYSHIIRGQFYGHSHVDEFRVHYDVHAPKKPIGVQYITPNNGPFQDLNPSYRIFYVDGDHPETTRNVLDYETWVMNLTHANKFDAPHWYQLYTARRDLQLPSLDPKNWDELVQRMAKNPSLFAKYYRYQMQDSDVALARGCDARCRKKTLCSIVEGDTMMPPKCSRRG